From the genome of Candidatus Methanomethylicota archaeon:
CTATTTGTGAGCAATACAACTGCTATTAAAGGTAGAATTATTAATATCACGGATAACTATTTTATTTATGATATAAAAGGAAAAAAGCTACAAACTTCTCTTAACTCAAACATTTCTATTATAAGAGCTACTGTAAAATCCATAAGGATAGAAAATCAAACAAAAACTAGTCTATCTGTCGATATTTATGCGAAGAATACAGGTAATGCGACCATGCTAATCAGTACCTATTACTTTTCCAAGTTCTTCTCATTAAATTTAAAAGAAGGACTTAATCATCTAGAATTCATTTTCCCATTAAACATTGGAAAGGACTTAGGTAGAAAAACAGAATTAATCCTGTTTAATAACAAAGGAGAATTAGTAACAAGCATCGTTATTTCCTCCTTACTACTAGAGGGTTTAGGCTTACTTCCTTTACTCTTTATATCTTTCACCTCTCTAGTACTATACATCTATTTCTCAAAGCATGGAAAACATTGTGAGTTGTCTTCAGGAAGCTCGCAATAGATTTTAAACGTTAATGTTAATACATGGCACGAGTGCCCTGTTATAAATGTGAACTGTTAAATTATTCAAATGGAGATTCTGGTAGTCTCTTCTATAGTGGGTAAGAGTCCCCAGGAGTTACCTTACAGCTTCGTTTTTGACGAAGTTGTCCGTCTAGCGAAGCGAGGTTTGAAAGTCTCGGTTGCGCGCTTCAAGTTTGAAGGAGATGCTAGGGTCTATGGTGTCAGCTTTTACGACATGCAAAGGAACCATATGCTTAAGCTACTACTACAGTTAAACAGGCTTGTGGTCTATCCATTAAGCGCTTTACCGCGCTTCCCTTCCTCGCTTTACACAGAGTTGCTCTACAGCGAGCACGTTGAAGATCTCATAAAGAAGCTTGAGCCAAACCTGCTACACGCTCACTTCGCTTACCCGGAAGGCTGGGTCGCCTACTCGGCCAAGGTTAGACTCGGGCAGCGCATACCCTTAGTTGTTACTCTCCATGGTTACGATATTCTTGTCGAACCATCTGTAGGTTACGGGATTAGGTTAAGCAAGCGCTACGAAGCGCTGGTAAAGAGGGTCTTGAATGCTGCAGACGCGGTAATCGTTGCTAGCAGGGCAGTTTTCAAAGAGGCTGCAAGCTTAGTAAAGGATGTAGGGAAAATTCACCTGATTCCTAATGGAGTGGATACGAAAAGATTTAACCCTAATCTAAATGGTAATATCATAAGGGAGCAGTTTGCTATCGAAGACAAGCAAGTCATCTTTACTGTAAGACATCATAAACCGGTATATGGTATAAGCTATTTGCTTTTAGCTGCTAAGCTAATTCTGAACAAAAGGAAGGATGTTGCTTTCATCATAGGTGGAGACGGTCCTTTACTGAGCTACCACAAAGCGCTTGCTAGAAGATTGGGTATTTCATCATTTATATTTTTCACCGGCAGAATCCCTCGAGAAGAGGTCCCCTTTTACTACGCGGCGAGCGACGTTGTCGTTGTTCCTTCGCTGCAGGAGGCTTGGGGTCTCGTGGCGACG
Proteins encoded in this window:
- a CDS encoding glycosyltransferase, with the translated sequence MEILVVSSIVGKSPQELPYSFVFDEVVRLAKRGLKVSVARFKFEGDARVYGVSFYDMQRNHMLKLLLQLNRLVVYPLSALPRFPSSLYTELLYSEHVEDLIKKLEPNLLHAHFAYPEGWVAYSAKVRLGQRIPLVVTLHGYDILVEPSVGYGIRLSKRYEALVKRVLNAADAVIVASRAVFKEAASLVKDVGKIHLIPNGVDTKRFNPNLNGNIIREQFAIEDKQVIFTVRHHKPVYGISYLLLAAKLILNKRKDVAFIIGGDGPLLSYHKALARRLGISSFIFFTGRIPREEVPFYYAASDVVVVPSLQEAWGLVATEAMACGKPVVASRVGGLPDQVIDGYNGFLVSPRDPKALADRILYFLENPSEAKRMGLNGRRLAEERFDIEKRVDKIVKLYKELVEKR